The following proteins are encoded in a genomic region of Sulfurimonas sp. HSL3-7:
- the prfA gene encoding peptide chain release factor 1: MLADKLTPFLERYDELSELLSSPDVASDIKRMTALSKEQSGLLPLVEKTKEYKTLLADIDDNKSMIYDPELGELAKEELKELEPKVAVIEDEIKKLLIPKDPNDDRNIIVELRAGTGGDEAALFVGDLFAAYTRYAEVKGWKIELMSTSPSDAGGYKELIALIKGDQVFSRLKYEGGTHRVQRVPATESQGRVHTSAITVAVMPEVEDVEVDIDPGDLKIDVMRASGNGGQSVNTTDSAVRITHLPTGLVVTNQDQKSQHKNKDKAMKVLKARLYDLELQEAQKKDSAARNEQVGTGDRSGRIRTYNYPQNRISDHRINLTLYRLNEIMTGGLFDEIIDPLITDSQVKSMEAAGLS; this comes from the coding sequence ATGTTAGCAGATAAACTAACCCCATTTCTTGAACGCTACGACGAGTTGAGTGAGCTGCTTAGCTCACCCGATGTAGCCTCCGATATCAAACGTATGACGGCGCTATCAAAAGAGCAGTCAGGTTTGCTGCCGCTTGTAGAAAAGACCAAAGAGTACAAAACCCTTCTTGCCGATATTGACGATAACAAGTCGATGATCTATGATCCGGAACTTGGCGAACTTGCCAAAGAAGAGCTCAAAGAGCTTGAACCGAAAGTCGCTGTTATCGAAGATGAGATCAAGAAGCTTCTTATTCCCAAGGATCCGAATGATGATCGAAATATCATCGTGGAACTCCGGGCCGGTACCGGCGGGGATGAAGCAGCACTCTTTGTCGGCGACCTCTTTGCTGCCTATACCCGTTATGCGGAAGTCAAAGGGTGGAAGATAGAGCTGATGAGCACGAGCCCATCCGATGCAGGCGGGTATAAAGAGCTGATCGCCCTTATCAAAGGGGACCAGGTTTTCAGCCGTCTGAAATATGAGGGTGGTACCCATCGTGTCCAGCGTGTTCCGGCAACGGAATCCCAGGGACGTGTTCACACCTCTGCGATCACGGTCGCGGTGATGCCGGAAGTCGAAGACGTCGAAGTCGATATCGACCCGGGTGACCTGAAGATCGATGTGATGCGTGCTTCTGGCAACGGCGGCCAGTCGGTCAATACGACGGACTCCGCAGTCCGCATTACCCACCTTCCGACAGGGTTGGTTGTCACCAACCAGGATCAGAAGTCGCAGCACAAAAACAAAGACAAAGCGATGAAGGTACTCAAAGCGCGTCTTTATGACCTTGAGTTGCAGGAGGCACAGAAAAAAGACAGTGCCGCCCGTAACGAACAGGTCGGTACAGGTGACCGTAGCGGGCGTATCCGTACCTATAACTACCCGCAGAACCGTATTTCGGATCACCGTATCAACCTGACGTTGTACCGTCTTAACGAGATCATGACCGGCGGTCTGTTTGATGAGATCATCGATCCGTTGATCACGGACAGCCAAGTCAAAAGCATGGAAGCGGCCGGCCTCTCTTAA
- the rpsT gene encoding 30S ribosomal protein S20, with the protein MANHKSALKRIRQTEKRTERNRFYRTRLKNIVKAVRTAIDAGNKEEAAESLKVANKQIHKFVSKGLLKKETAARKVSRLHQAVNAL; encoded by the coding sequence ATGGCAAACCATAAGTCAGCATTGAAGAGAATCCGCCAGACTGAAAAACGTACTGAGCGTAACAGATTCTATCGTACACGTTTAAAAAACATTGTTAAGGCAGTTCGTACTGCTATTGATGCAGGTAACAAAGAGGAAGCTGCTGAGTCATTGAAAGTTGCTAACAAGCAGATCCATAAATTTGTAAGCAAAGGTCTTTTGAAAAAAGAGACTGCTGCTCGTAAAGTAAGCCGCCTTCACCAAGCTGTTAACGCACTGTAA
- the glmM gene encoding phosphoglucosamine mutase has product MKLFGTDGVRGEAGSFLTASLAMKVAMAAGVYFKDSAKTNKILVGKDTRRSGYMIENAIVSGLTAVGYDVIQIGPMPTPAIAFLTENMRCDAGIMISASHNHFGDNGIKFFDARGDKLSEEIEAEIEKLVQDEEKLNDAAATNKNIGKAKRIDDVIGRYIVQLKNSFCQEHTLQGMRIVLDTANGAGYRVGPTVLEELGAEVIVLHDKPDGFNINEDCGALYPKDVQKAVIEYRADIGFALDGDADRIVVIDEKGEVVDGDQLIGAIGLYLQQIGRLKGDGIVTTVMSNQGLEDFLHEHGLKLYRSNVGDKHVLEIMNKEGINFGGEQSGHVIVQDYAKTGDGLLTALQTLALVLSSDQPVSKALRPFSLYPQKLVNLHVHEKKKLESIEGLSEKYAALDKARIRHLVRYSGTENKLRVLLEGKDAKAMEKAMNDLIDFFKKALNG; this is encoded by the coding sequence ATGAAATTATTTGGAACAGATGGCGTACGTGGCGAGGCGGGAAGTTTTTTAACGGCTTCACTCGCCATGAAAGTTGCCATGGCGGCAGGTGTCTACTTTAAAGACAGTGCAAAGACGAACAAGATTCTCGTCGGGAAAGACACGCGACGCAGCGGCTATATGATTGAAAACGCGATCGTCAGCGGGCTGACTGCCGTGGGTTACGATGTCATACAGATCGGACCGATGCCCACGCCCGCTATCGCTTTTTTGACAGAGAACATGCGCTGTGATGCGGGTATCATGATCTCTGCAAGCCACAACCATTTCGGCGACAACGGTATCAAATTTTTTGATGCACGCGGCGACAAACTTTCCGAAGAGATCGAAGCAGAGATCGAAAAACTTGTTCAGGATGAGGAAAAACTGAACGATGCAGCGGCCACCAACAAGAACATCGGCAAGGCAAAACGTATCGACGATGTCATCGGGCGCTATATTGTCCAGCTCAAAAACTCTTTCTGCCAGGAGCATACGCTTCAGGGAATGCGCATCGTGTTGGATACGGCCAATGGTGCAGGGTACCGGGTCGGGCCGACCGTACTCGAAGAGCTCGGTGCCGAAGTCATTGTCCTGCATGATAAACCCGACGGCTTTAACATCAACGAAGATTGCGGCGCACTCTATCCCAAAGATGTCCAAAAAGCGGTCATCGAGTACCGTGCCGACATCGGATTTGCCCTCGACGGTGACGCTGACCGTATCGTTGTCATCGATGAGAAGGGCGAGGTCGTCGACGGCGATCAGCTGATCGGTGCGATAGGCCTTTACCTCCAGCAGATCGGCCGACTAAAAGGCGACGGTATCGTCACCACCGTCATGAGCAACCAGGGGCTTGAAGATTTTTTACATGAGCACGGCCTCAAGCTTTACCGCTCCAACGTCGGCGACAAACATGTTTTGGAGATCATGAACAAAGAGGGGATCAACTTCGGCGGCGAACAGAGCGGGCATGTCATTGTACAGGATTATGCAAAGACGGGCGACGGACTGCTCACGGCACTGCAGACGCTCGCACTGGTTCTCAGCAGCGACCAGCCGGTCAGCAAAGCCCTCCGTCCGTTCAGCCTCTATCCGCAAAAACTTGTCAATCTCCATGTGCATGAGAAAAAAAAGCTTGAAAGCATCGAGGGCTTATCTGAAAAATATGCGGCACTGGACAAAGCCCGCATCCGCCATCTTGTACGCTACTCGGGAACAGAGAACAAACTGCGTGTCCTGCTGGAAGGCAAAGATGCCAAGGCGATGGAAAAGGCCATGAATGATCTGATAGATTTTTTCAAGAAAGCGCTCAATGGTTAA
- the lspA gene encoding signal peptidase II, whose translation MVKSLLVLILALVGIFIADQAIKEYMILKAIDIYALPQEALYPRALDIYETTCINLRLVFNQGVAFSMLSFLDEYLKWLQLLLISGVLAYVISLKKLCYMLPSGILIGAGLSNIYDRFIHGGVVDYIFWHCGFDFAIFNFADVMIDFAVAWLLFLNLKPRFCKADKEK comes from the coding sequence ATGGTTAAGTCGCTTCTTGTTCTGATTCTTGCACTGGTCGGTATCTTTATTGCCGATCAGGCTATCAAAGAGTACATGATTCTTAAAGCCATAGATATCTACGCCTTGCCGCAAGAAGCCCTCTACCCACGTGCGCTGGACATCTATGAGACAACTTGTATCAATCTCCGTCTCGTCTTCAACCAGGGGGTCGCCTTTTCGATGCTCTCCTTTCTGGATGAGTATCTGAAATGGCTGCAGCTCCTGTTGATCTCCGGCGTCTTGGCTTATGTGATCAGCCTGAAAAAACTCTGTTATATGCTTCCGTCCGGGATCCTGATCGGTGCCGGGCTCTCAAACATTTATGACCGTTTTATTCATGGCGGCGTCGTCGATTATATCTTTTGGCACTGCGGATTTGATTTTGCGATCTTCAACTTTGCCGATGTGATGATCGATTTTGCGGTTGCCTGGCTGCTGTTTTTAAACCTCAAACCCAGGTTTTGCAAGGCCGACAAAGAAAAATAA
- a CDS encoding ArsC/Spx/MgsR family protein encodes MKIVIFYEKPGCATNAKQKKSLRDAGCMVIERNLLEHGLTMNELHAFLQEKPHTQWFNQSAPDIKNGVIEPALMSPAAALQTLMRDPILIKRPLMVVGGKKLCGFEQKKIEALIERPLDQKITTACSAEHTPCESIKFKL; translated from the coding sequence ATGAAGATCGTCATCTTCTACGAAAAACCGGGCTGCGCGACCAATGCAAAACAGAAAAAAAGTCTGCGCGACGCCGGCTGTATGGTGATAGAACGCAACCTGCTTGAGCACGGTCTGACGATGAATGAGCTCCATGCTTTTTTGCAGGAGAAGCCGCATACCCAGTGGTTTAATCAAAGCGCCCCCGATATCAAGAACGGCGTGATCGAACCGGCTCTGATGAGCCCGGCTGCCGCACTGCAGACGCTTATGCGAGATCCCATTCTTATTAAAAGACCTCTGATGGTTGTCGGCGGTAAAAAACTGTGCGGATTTGAACAGAAAAAGATCGAGGCACTGATAGAAAGGCCGTTGGATCAGAAAATCACGACCGCTTGTTCCGCCGAGCATACTCCCTGCGAAAGTATCAAATTCAAATTGTAA
- a CDS encoding MarR family winged helix-turn-helix transcriptional regulator, whose protein sequence is MSVTPAIIKSVMKGIYNLCDEDNYNVYDAYDLAEYLGLEISVIDATIETLSDAGCISECMNLHDDGIQTYCLTDKAIDMVELG, encoded by the coding sequence ATGAGTGTCACGCCGGCTATTATAAAAAGCGTTATGAAAGGTATCTACAACCTTTGCGACGAAGACAACTACAATGTCTATGATGCCTATGATCTTGCCGAATACCTCGGGCTTGAAATTTCGGTGATAGACGCAACGATAGAGACCCTTTCCGATGCGGGGTGCATCAGCGAGTGTATGAACCTCCATGATGACGGTATTCAGACCTACTGCCTGACAGACAAGGCGATCGATATGGTGGAGCTGGGATGA